A stretch of DNA from Pseudobacteriovorax antillogorgiicola:
CCAGAGCTACAAAAAGCGTCTTAGATTCGACATCTGTTCAATGAGACTCAACGCGGTGCTTCAGCTCTTCATTCATTCTTTGGTGAATGTCTTTAACAGCTCCTTCCATAGCTGGTAGACACATGGCAAGCCGAAAGCAAATTCCTGAGTAGTCGTAGACATGGGTGAAAACTGTGCCGCCTTCATCTGTTAGTGCGAGACGAAACAGATGGCTATCCCAAATCAAGGGTTCTAGAACATCATATGGCATCGTAAACTCAAGGGTGGTGTCCTTCATCAGTTTGGTGATCTCCATAGGGAAGATTCCGGGCACTCCAGGGGGCATACGGATGATCTCTAGGAAGCGCACACCTTCACTTGGCTCTTCATACTTAAGGCGGCCCATATCGAGAAAGAAGGGGTTCCAACTTTTATAGGCCGCAAAATCAGTCAGCACGCTCCAAACTTTATCTGGCTGGGCATTGATTGTGATACTAGTTTCAAACGATGGCATTCCCGAGCTCCTTGTGAATCACACAGCAACGGAGTAATTTTGGATTACGGCTCCTATTCTACCACTATGCTGCGGAGAGGCCAAACTCAGGAAGTAGCTCATGAAGAATCACATGGCGATGGTTGCTAATAGCATCGTGAAAGAGCTTCCAGTCGCTATCGAGAAATTCTTGGCTATAGATGAACAATTGCTCTGTAAGATCTTCGATCTCGGTACCTAGGGCCCTGTGACGCCAAGAACCGGCACCAGTCGGGACATATACCACAGACTCTGCTCCAAAGGAAAATTTTCCGTCAGCGATTGCCTGGAGCCACTTTTGGTGTCTAATTTCTCCATCATCATCTGTCGTGCCCTCGATCATTTCTTTGATGGTTGCAAGGTCATGATCTTTCATTGGTGGTGGTTCGTGGCGATGATCGCCATTAAGGAACCGACCCATGGCTTTGTGAAGGTGAACAACGGCATCCATGTAGGTTTCTGGATTGTTTCTTTCCACTACATGGCCACGAAAATCTTCGTATTTCCACTTCAGATAGGGGCGATCTGGGTAACTTAGAACGGTGCCATGACCCAAAGGGGCAACTTCTTTTAGAAAAACGGATTTAAACTTGTTGACCAAAGCTTTCCAGTATGGACGATTATAGAAGTCATCCACCCGATCATTGAGGTCGTAGTCGATTTCTCCTCGCCAGTTGAGGATATTATTGACAATGTTTACAGGATGAGAGATGCCTGCAAAGCCTTGGTGAGCCCAGGTATCAGCGAAGACATGCATTGTAATACCAAGGCGGTAGATGCTGTGCTTGTGGCTGCGGTCGCGAATGCATTTCGCAACCATAGCCTGAGCTACCTCGCTATTCGGGCGACAGATAATACGTTCGACAAACTCGGGCACTCCTTTGTAGCCGGAAACTTGATTGCCAGGAAGAAAGTGAAAGGGAATCCATACCAGGTGATTCTTCAAAGCCTCGAAATTTCGGTAATCGACCGCTTTATGAGCCGAGGCAATACAGCGAAACATAGAATAGTTGTCAAACTTGACAACCCCTTCTTTGGTTGCATCATCAACGTATTGAGCACTATGCGCTATGATCTGAGCTTGTTCGCGGGAAAAACCTGCAAGGCGTGCAAGAATATAAGTCACTCCGTGATGAAAATCTATCTGCATGTATCCACATCCTTTACAAATCAGTGCTAGGTTGTTCGCCGGTGATGCCATGAGACACTTTTTCAGCAAGAGCAGAAATCGTCGCACTTGGATTTGCGCCCACTGCACTTGGAAATAGCGCTCCGTCAGCAACATAGATATTTTGATAGTTGTGAAGCTCACCGAAGTGACTATCGTCTACCTTAGTGACGGCTTTATTGGGGTTTTCTCCAAGAGCTGCTCCACCTAGTGGGTGTACCGTAATATTTCGCTTTAGATGCCAAGTCGGTAGAGGAAACCAAAACTTAGCTCGAACCTTCTTTTTGAAACTATCAACTGAATCAAGAATGGCTTCGTAAAGACTCATGCTATCTTTTTGAGGCCAATTTAGATCAAGGCGGCTCTGTCTATCTAGTGAGACCTTGCCATTGCTCTTGTCGAGACCCATGCAAAGATGGATGCTCGTATTCCAAGAGATATCATGACGTAAGAAACGGTGCAGCAGGCTAGCAACCTTGGTTAGATTGCGATGACCTAGGAAGCGATGCCAGTAGCCACGAATGGTATCACGGATCGCTGAGACTTTAAAAACAAAGGGTTTCTGCCCTTCGGCAAACCATGCTAACAGCGATGGATAAGATGCGTCTTCCAGAATAAAGGCGCGATCCTTGTCGAAGTTTTTGAAGAGGTTGTAGTCAACTCTTTGGGTGATCACAGGACCATAGTTCGGGTCAGCGGGTTCTGAAGATTCACCGACGAAGGAGAGGAAATCACCGTTTCCCGAAAAACCTTCTCCAAGATGAGAGCTGATACGGGGCATGGTCTTGAATTCGTACTTAGCCCGTAGAAGCAGCTCGTTTGTACCTAATGTACCTGCGGCTAGAATCAGACGATTGCATTGGAATACCTTCGTCTTAAACGATTTTAGATCCCGAACGTGAACGATAAAACCATGTTCACCACTAGCCTCGACAGATTCTCTGCCATTTTCGTCGATGGGAATAAACTTAACGGCCTTGTGTTCGAGCAAGATCTCAGCGTTATACTTAGTTTCGGCAACGTGAAGATAATTCATATCGACGCTGTTTTTAGATTGGTAATTGCAGCCCATGCAACACTCGGCGCAGTAGGTGCATGAGGTCTGCAACTTGCCGAAACGATTTAATTCTTGTTCCCCAATTGGGGTCGGCTTCTCCAAGTCGTTGCCAAAAAAGACATTGAGATCCACTAGCTCAGACTCGCGACCCATAGCTTCAGCAGTCTTCTTGAAATACTCGGTGCGAATCACTTTACGGCGAGGATCGCTGTCCTCTGGAATGGGGCGCGAGCCAAGGACAGCTTTTGCGGCTCGATAGTATGGTTCCAGAGCTTGACGCTTAATATTAGGCGCCCAGCGCTCATCGAATATTTCTTCGGGAGGCTCCATGAAGACATTGGCGTAGATCAAAGAACCACCACCTAGACCGGCGCCAGTTACCACGTCCATGTGTTCGAATGATCGAACATCGTACATCCCGGTCATAACACCCTGGGGTACATGATCGGGGCGCTTGACCTTCTCATCGGGTAGATTGAAAAAGTTTTCCGAAATATCCTTTGGTTTGCGGGGAAAAGAGCCCAGTGGATAGCGTTTGCCCCGCTCAATAACCATGACCTGGCCGGGCCATTTTTTCGATAGGCGACATGCTGTAATTCCGCCACCAAAACCACTACCGATAACAATCGCTTCAAACTTTTTCATCGGTATCACCCCTTCTGCTGATTGAGAAATTCAAGAATGCTCGGAAAAATTTCTTCAGCGCATTTACGACCCATGTAAATATCTTGGTGACCATATCCAGGGAAGCCCTTGAACTGGATTGGTAGCTGTGGGTTTAGCTCTTTCAAAGCTTCGTAGGTCGCTTTGTTGGAGCCCGGGAAAACCTTATTTTCTGTACCTGAGATCAAAAAAGTTGGCGGTAGACCCTTTGCGGCAGCTTCAAGGTAGTTTTCCGGTAGATCGAAGCGAGGATCTTGTAGATCCACCATGGGAACCGCTGCACCGGAAAATACCATTTTACGAATATGCCGATGGTAGTTAACGCTTGTTCCACCGAATAGGTCTGTCAGGCGGCGATGGGTCACTGGCGAAATATTCTTGTGTACATAGGCAGCGGGAGCACCTGTGCCCCACATGAAGCTGATCATGTGGCAGGAAGGTTCCTGGCATTCACGATGGAAAAGACTCACCAGTTTGCTCAGGAGTTTCCCTTGGGCCGGGCCCGGTAAGTAAGCAAAGTCTGGTGTTAGGTATGCGTAGCGTAGAATGTATTCAACAAAACCAGGTGCTAAAGCAATTTTAAATTTACCATAGGTGCTGATCATGGGCTTTAGGGACACACTGTTCGAAACAATCGACTTAATCCCAGAGATCTTTTTGGCTGCCAGAGAGCACATGAAGCCGATGGAGCCGACGCAATGGCAAACAACGTGGATGTTAACACTTGGGCCCAGGACCTCGCGCATTTTATTCAGAGCAGCAGGCATATCAAACAAGGCAATGTGGTCGATGGTGTAACGATGAGGTTTTAAGTTATAGGGAAAGCGTCGGGAGCCACGCCAATCAAAGCTCCAGACATCCTCAAAGCCATGATCCAGTAGATACTGAGTGATGTTGTAGTGCTCTGGCATCACATACATATCTGTAGATGTAGTAAGGCCGTGAATAAGCATCACAACATCTTTAGACTTACTTCGCTTGAAACGAGTCAGTCGGAGCTGGAGGTTATCCTCTGTTGCAAACTCATAGATGTTCCGTTCGGCATCCTTGACCCCTTCATCGCTATTTACTGTGATGAGATGGCGTTTCCAGACTTCAGGCTCAGATTCGAAGAGCTTGGGCTCGTAAGCGTCCCATAAATTGCCGGCAAATACCTCAGCGAAGCGGAGCATGGCATGGGCGCGATCAGAGAAGGTTTTTCCCGAGCTTTTAAACGTCGTCATTTGCCTCGCGAAGTCAGAGGCAGTTAGTCGCAATACTCCATAGGCAAAGACTACTGATGGAGTTTCGCTATGCCCTTGCCAAACCCTAGTGTAGAGGGTGGTCGTTTCATCCCAGCCCTCAGTCATCTCTCCTTCCTTGATAGCTTTGAAGCCGTAGAAAGTGTATGGCTTTCGATTCGAATCATAGAAGTATAGAGTGTAGTGCATCTCTTTGACAATATCTCGCTCTCGTTCGTTCAAGCTTCTGACAAAGAGGTTGAACGTTCCTTTTTCCACTGCGCAACGGCCACCTAGCTCATCACACTCCACATAGCCAGTAGCTTTGGCTCTAAGTTTCGGGTCTTTAACAAACTGATCGATATCGTCTATAGCGATCGTCAAACGAAACTTTAGGGCTGCCTGAGACTTCTCTCCTTCTTGATAGGCGAACTGGTAGGTGCCAAGATCATCGTATGGAATATCTTGGGCCTGTGGCTTGATATAAAAACCGTGCATGTCCTCGGTGAACTCGAGCGATATTTTGTCTTTTGAATCCATTTACTTCCTCTACGTACAATCTGTAAGTGAGGAATTCCTCGGAGACGGCTTTTTAAAAATTAGTGATAATTTTGAAATATTGTATTTTTTTCTAAGGCTGGCCAAAGGAATTTTTGCGGATATTGAAAAAATATCGTTTCATTCTGCCAAGCTAAACATAATGTCTAGCATAACCCTTCAAGGGGAACAGGGTAGCGCTAGGCCGGTTCGCGAGGCACTGCGACGGCAGGATCTCTCAGCTTCAGTTCGTTAGTGAACCTTTTGTTTCGATTCCCGGTCTAGCTCTTGTACGAGGTGTTCCGTGAGAAGCGAAGTTATTCCATAGATACTCAGTTGTGGATTAACCCCTAAGGAACTGGGGAATATAGAGCCATCGAGCACATTGAGGTTATGAAGGTGGTGATGCCGACCCCAGGAATCGACAACCCCTTGTTCTGGCTTACCCATGGAACAACCTCCCATCACATGAGCGCTCATGACTTTCAAGAACGGTGGTTTCATGGTGAGTTGAGCTATCATAGCCGTGGCTTTGGAGAACGACTTGGTCCGGCTGCCATCACAATGAAACGGAATGATTTCATCGGCACCGGCTGCCAATTGAATCTCGGCCATTGTAAGCAGTGCGCGACGGGCTCCGTCAGCAAGAGCATCAGTCCATGGGTATGACAATACTGCTCGACCATTGTCATCCAGCACAACGCGACCTCCAGGGGCTTCATCGTGATAACCATCCCGCAAGAGGGCGATGATATTGCCGGCCCGCTCAAAGCGAGTCATGATCGCACGATGTTCATAACCGAGGCTAGGCAAGATGCCAGCCATGAGCATAGGGAACATCGGTGAGACCTCTAGCTTGTATCCAAGCTTTTTAGGGTTCTTAGGCCGCAGAAATTGGTCTGAGTACACCGACTGGGGCGCTCCATGCCAACCTGTTATAGATTCCTTAAACAAAGCACCGGAAATCAATACCGGGTGTAAGGTTGTCCGACGGCCAAGTTGATCGTAAGGGTCTGGGACATGAGATCGAAGTAGGATCCCAGGGCTACCGATGGAACCGGCAGCTAGAATGAAGTGCTTGGCTTTGATCTTTAAAACCTGGCCGCTTCGCTTCCCGGGGCCCTCACTAGCTTGGCAATGAAGTTCGGTGACTCTGTTCTTGTACCATTGAAGCCGATGAACAAAGCAGTTGTGTATCAGGGTTGCACCATGATCTAGTGCTTCTGGAATACGGGTTATCACCATCGAAAGCTTAGCGTTGACAGGGCATCCCTGGCCGCAGTAGCCGAGATTGTGGCAGCCTGATACATTGCGAGGGATTCGTTGGGCATCCAAGCCTAAGTTTTTAAGCCCACGCTCCAGTACCGAGTTATTGGGGTTTGGCAACCCTTCCCACCGGTGAATATTAAGATCGGCTTCATGCTTTTGAAAGTGAGGAATCAGCTCGTCTTTGCTCCATTCGACGGCATATTGATCTTGCCAGAACTGTAGAGTATCTACAGGTGTGCGAAAACTAGATGTCCAATTGACTGTTGTAGAGCCACCAACGGACCGACCCTGGAGAATTCCTATGGTTTTGTCTTGGGTAAATCGACTCCCGCGATCCTGATAGAGACCATAAGCCTCTTGCTCTGACTTGGCAAAATTCTTTGCAGTAACAAGATCACCATCTTCGATGATAGCGACTCTAAACCCATGCTGACTCAAAGCAGCTGAAGCGGTAGCACCGCCAGCGCCACTGCCAATTACAACAATATCGAAATCTAGACTTGCCTGTGAGGCGCTTCGAGCATCGACAATGGACCACTGGTTGCGGCGACTCCATGGGTTCCTATTCATAGAGCCCCTCAAAAGAAATCATTCCAGGATAGGAAATCTCAAGCCAAGTGCTTGGAATGGAGTAATAAGAGGATGATAACAAGGAAACGAAACTGCGAAGTACGATTTGAACGAGGGCTATCCGAGATTGACTCATCTCATGAATGAATTGATGAAGTTCAGATTCTGTTGCCGCCCCCCATGACTGGTACAAGCCAAATAGCCAAGCAGTAGCGGGAAAGTTCATCACATCTAAAACGTTTAGGATATCTTGCGCCACCGTTGGCGAAAAAGATTGAATGAACAACTCAATACGAGTTAGTAGCTCATCACCTAATGGTAATACTTTGTTCCTTTCAATCCCAAGGATGGTGGGACTGAGTGCTAGGATTAAGGCTTTTTGCTCTTGGGTAAGAAAGCCGTCTAGTTCTAAAGGTTTAGCAGGTCGAATGCGTCCCCATAGGATAGCCAGCCCCAAGGATGCTGATCCCAGTGCTGTGAACGCAAATAGCTTACGGCGTGAGATAGAAGTTGCCATAAATCCCTGATACTTCGTTAAAAATTGTTACGAGTCTAAAATCTCTTGATAAAATTAGCAATGACGAATCTTGGTGCAGGTTATGGCTGTGAAGGTGGTCCGAAATGGAGCAGAATAAGAGGTGACGGCCCCGCTTTACTGAGCCGGATGGCGCAAGGCCGACCTAGAGTCAGTAACTTAGGCTGGGCATAGCTTTTGCTTTTCTTACGGTAGGAATCTGTGAGGAGAGCTTGGCTTTTGATAGGAGAGATATATATGAGGCGTGTGTTGGTGGTGGAAGATTCATTACTATCCCAGAAAATGATCGCCAATCACTTAACTAAGCAAGGCCATCGAGTCTATATCGCTAGTAATGCTCGTGAGGGTTTGGAAATCCTAGAAGTTAAAACGGTATCTCATATAATTTCGGATGTACTTATGCCAGAAATGGATGGGCTTACATTCAGACGGATTCTTCAGGAGCGAAATGATGTGCGTCCTTTTGCATTTATGACAACTCTTGTGGATCAAGGTCATGTCAGAGCTATGAAGGAATCTCAGCCTGCTGCTATTATCGAGAAAAGAAACCTCAACGATATCGATGTATTTATTGCCTCATGAAGCAATGAAAATATCCCTTTATACCCTTTTAGTTTCGAGTGTGTTTCATGTTTGGCTGCCGCAACCGCGGCGGCCAAATTTATTTTGGTGAAGTATAGTGAACTTGGTATAAAATCATTCCTTAAAGAACAGCCCCTGCGAGATAAGAGAACACTTATTAAATCCCTTAATGATTATTAACGATGATGGGGTAGTGCATTAACTGCAAAGAGTCGATCTCATCATATCCAATGCTTAGACAAACTATTCAGCCAGTTCCCAACAGAATCGTATCTATTTTTGTCGATGATCTGCCTTCAAGGAATTAGGCTGCTTAATTTTTCCACTGTTCAGTTTCGCTCACAATGGGTAAACGCCATATCAAACGAAATTCTAGGTCGATTGGGAACCTGGTAAGAGGCGCAGAGGGTATTGCGTTTCTAGGATATTCGATGCCTTACCAATAGGGAGATTGATAATGAAGAAATTCATGTGGCTTTGGATAACGATTTTGATGTGGCCTGGCTTGCTTCGAGCTGATGGTTTTGATCATCCCAGCTTTAATGAGGACTGTGACTTTGACTTACAGGGCTGTATTGAAAACTCACTATATACCTCGCCGACGGTCAGAGATCTACGTGAGCCTTATTTGAAGTTGCTGAACGATCGAAAGCTCTCATTTGACGAAGCCCATGCGATGTCATGGCTGGTACCAAATGGGCTTGTGGTGCATGTGGATCACAAGGATCAGTACAATGATTATGTGGTAGGAGCGCTAGCTTGGGGTTTTCAGGTTGTGATCAATGAAGCCGCAGGCCAAGTTATTACAAGAATACCGAGTAAGTTAGGTCAGTCGGTTGCTAAAAAAGCTCTTAACCTCTTCGATCGTATT
This window harbors:
- a CDS encoding SRPBCC domain-containing protein yields the protein MPSFETSITINAQPDKVWSVLTDFAAYKSWNPFFLDMGRLKYEEPSEGVRFLEIIRMPPGVPGIFPMEITKLMKDTTLEFTMPYDVLEPLIWDSHLFRLALTDEGGTVFTHVYDYSGICFRLAMCLPAMEGAVKDIHQRMNEELKHRVESH
- a CDS encoding GMC family oxidoreductase N-terminal domain-containing protein; translation: MKKFEAIVIGSGFGGGITACRLSKKWPGQVMVIERGKRYPLGSFPRKPKDISENFFNLPDEKVKRPDHVPQGVMTGMYDVRSFEHMDVVTGAGLGGGSLIYANVFMEPPEEIFDERWAPNIKRQALEPYYRAAKAVLGSRPIPEDSDPRRKVIRTEYFKKTAEAMGRESELVDLNVFFGNDLEKPTPIGEQELNRFGKLQTSCTYCAECCMGCNYQSKNSVDMNYLHVAETKYNAEILLEHKAVKFIPIDENGRESVEASGEHGFIVHVRDLKSFKTKVFQCNRLILAAGTLGTNELLLRAKYEFKTMPRISSHLGEGFSGNGDFLSFVGESSEPADPNYGPVITQRVDYNLFKNFDKDRAFILEDASYPSLLAWFAEGQKPFVFKVSAIRDTIRGYWHRFLGHRNLTKVASLLHRFLRHDISWNTSIHLCMGLDKSNGKVSLDRQSRLDLNWPQKDSMSLYEAILDSVDSFKKKVRAKFWFPLPTWHLKRNITVHPLGGAALGENPNKAVTKVDDSHFGELHNYQNIYVADGALFPSAVGANPSATISALAEKVSHGITGEQPSTDL
- a CDS encoding FAD-dependent oxidoreductase — translated: MNRNPWSRRNQWSIVDARSASQASLDFDIVVIGSGAGGATASAALSQHGFRVAIIEDGDLVTAKNFAKSEQEAYGLYQDRGSRFTQDKTIGILQGRSVGGSTTVNWTSSFRTPVDTLQFWQDQYAVEWSKDELIPHFQKHEADLNIHRWEGLPNPNNSVLERGLKNLGLDAQRIPRNVSGCHNLGYCGQGCPVNAKLSMVITRIPEALDHGATLIHNCFVHRLQWYKNRVTELHCQASEGPGKRSGQVLKIKAKHFILAAGSIGSPGILLRSHVPDPYDQLGRRTTLHPVLISGALFKESITGWHGAPQSVYSDQFLRPKNPKKLGYKLEVSPMFPMLMAGILPSLGYEHRAIMTRFERAGNIIALLRDGYHDEAPGGRVVLDDNGRAVLSYPWTDALADGARRALLTMAEIQLAAGADEIIPFHCDGSRTKSFSKATAMIAQLTMKPPFLKVMSAHVMGGCSMGKPEQGVVDSWGRHHHLHNLNVLDGSIFPSSLGVNPQLSIYGITSLLTEHLVQELDRESKQKVH
- a CDS encoding DUF6765 family protein; the encoded protein is MQIDFHHGVTYILARLAGFSREQAQIIAHSAQYVDDATKEGVVKFDNYSMFRCIASAHKAVDYRNFEALKNHLVWIPFHFLPGNQVSGYKGVPEFVERIICRPNSEVAQAMVAKCIRDRSHKHSIYRLGITMHVFADTWAHQGFAGISHPVNIVNNILNWRGEIDYDLNDRVDDFYNRPYWKALVNKFKSVFLKEVAPLGHGTVLSYPDRPYLKWKYEDFRGHVVERNNPETYMDAVVHLHKAMGRFLNGDHRHEPPPMKDHDLATIKEMIEGTTDDDGEIRHQKWLQAIADGKFSFGAESVVYVPTGAGSWRHRALGTEIEDLTEQLFIYSQEFLDSDWKLFHDAISNHRHVILHELLPEFGLSAA
- a CDS encoding response regulator — protein: MRRVLVVEDSLLSQKMIANHLTKQGHRVYIASNAREGLEILEVKTVSHIISDVLMPEMDGLTFRRILQERNDVRPFAFMTTLVDQGHVRAMKESQPAAIIEKRNLNDIDVFIAS
- a CDS encoding alpha/beta fold hydrolase gives rise to the protein MDSKDKISLEFTEDMHGFYIKPQAQDIPYDDLGTYQFAYQEGEKSQAALKFRLTIAIDDIDQFVKDPKLRAKATGYVECDELGGRCAVEKGTFNLFVRSLNERERDIVKEMHYTLYFYDSNRKPYTFYGFKAIKEGEMTEGWDETTTLYTRVWQGHSETPSVVFAYGVLRLTASDFARQMTTFKSSGKTFSDRAHAMLRFAEVFAGNLWDAYEPKLFESEPEVWKRHLITVNSDEGVKDAERNIYEFATEDNLQLRLTRFKRSKSKDVVMLIHGLTTSTDMYVMPEHYNITQYLLDHGFEDVWSFDWRGSRRFPYNLKPHRYTIDHIALFDMPAALNKMREVLGPSVNIHVVCHCVGSIGFMCSLAAKKISGIKSIVSNSVSLKPMISTYGKFKIALAPGFVEYILRYAYLTPDFAYLPGPAQGKLLSKLVSLFHRECQEPSCHMISFMWGTGAPAAYVHKNISPVTHRRLTDLFGGTSVNYHRHIRKMVFSGAAVPMVDLQDPRFDLPENYLEAAAKGLPPTFLISGTENKVFPGSNKATYEALKELNPQLPIQFKGFPGYGHQDIYMGRKCAEEIFPSILEFLNQQKG